DNA sequence from the Sulfurimonas sediminis genome:
AAAAGTGAGGCAGCATGAATCAGTTCTACTATGGCGGCTAAAAGAGGAGCATCCTTGTGTTTTGGAGCAATTTTAAGAATAAGCTTTGCCCGAAGTCTTTTTCCTCCCTGCAGCATTGCAAACAGACGGGTCACTTCATTATAATCACACTCTTGTATCAATCTTTTTATTTGTGCTTCTACTCTTTGCATTTATCTCGTCTTTTGTTTATTTTTTGCTGTTTCTAATCTTATTTGCTCTTTATCATCAGAGAGATAAAGCTCAAATTTTGCAATATTTTTGTTTACATCAAACTCTTTAAATTTAACCAGTATATAGGGTACATTGTAAAAATCTGCTCCAGGAGTTTTTAGTGTAACCCGAAAACTTTGATTTTTATGATTCAAGTACAGTATATTTTGCGCTACATGTTTATCATAAGAACGCAAAATTACCAAACCTTCATTCGTGTACAAAGTCCATCTAAATGTAAAAAGTCTTGTTTTGTTATCGTATTTTACAAGAATTTTCTTTGGCTCATCCTTTTTCAGTGAAATTTCCTGCACATCCTGCAAATCACCTGCAAAAAGAGCAGCACTGCAAAGAAACAATGCTCTCAGAAAAAACTGTAAAATACTTTTCAACTCCTATTCGCTTTGAGAAAGAATATCACCCATAAGTTCTATGTAAATACTTTTTGCTTTGGTTGCAACCTCATCCAAATGACTTGCTTTATATCGTGCAACTGCTGTATCAATATCATCACCGACCTCCTCTTGGAGCATCAACTCCATTGCAGCAACTTTTTCGACAAACTTTTCAAGCTCCTGTCTTACTATATCATTGTTCGCATTAAAAACAACATCCATAAATTTTGATCTTGGAGAACCTCCGAAAATATCATCTTCATCTTCAAATAATGCACTGTAACTCATACCTAATCCTTTTTATTTTACTATTTGGGTACCTACACCCTCTGATGTAAACAACTCTAAAAGCATAGAGTGTTCAAGTCGTCCGTCAATTATATGTGCTTTATGCACACCGCCGTCTATCGCTTCGAGGCAGGCATCAACTTTTGGTACCATCCCGCCGTGAATCGTTCCGTTTTCTTTGAGCACTTTTACTTCATCTTTTGTCAAGGTTGCAAGAAGTTGTTTTTCTTTGTTTAAGACACCCGGTGTATCTGTCAAAAAGATTATTTTGTTTGCACCTATGGCTTTTGCAACATATGATGCACACAGATCAGCATTGATATTGTACCCGGGATGACCCATCTCTTCACCCGCTGCAATAGGGGCTATAACAGGAATAAAGCCCTCTTTGATGAGATTTAAGACAACATCCGCTTTGACATTTGTAATATTGCCAGTCAATCCCCACTTGGAAAAATCTTTCGCCCTTGCACGGATAAAGTGTGCATCTTTACCACTGATACCTATTGCTTTTGCATCATGGGAATTAAGCAAAGAGACTATCTCTTTATTGATCTCTCCACTGAGTATCATTTCCACAATCCGCATCGTCTCTTTTGTAGTCACGCGCTGTCCGTCTATAAACTCTGTTTCAATTTTAAGGGCTTCGAGCATATCGGTAATCTTTTTTCCACCGCCATGAACAATTACAGGTTTGATACCTACCAAATACATAAGTAAAATATCTTCTGCAAACTTCTCTTTTAATTCGGGAGATGTTTGTGCCGAGCCGCCATATTTGATAACGACAATCTCTTTTCTAAACTCACGAATAAACGGAAGTGCATCAAGGAGTGTTTTTACTGTTTCAACTTTTGCCTGCAATATTTCTATCCTTTATGCAAAATAATTTTGTTATTCTATCCAATCTTCTATTAATGCTACTTAAGTAACTCTTCTTGTATCATAACTATGCTACAATCGTTCTCAAATATTTACAATAAGGAAAAAAAATGTGGAAGTATCCTATAGATGAGAATCTGTTTGACAAATTTAGCAAGTATTCAAAAATTACAGGTGTAATTTTTATCATTCTCGGAATAGTTGGTATTATATACCCTGTATTTATGACATTGGCTACCGTAACCTTTGTGGCATGGCTGATGATGTTTGGCGGTTTCATGGCTGGGTATTTTACCTATATAAGTGACAAAAGTGATGTTCTCGGATGGCTTAAAAGCTTTGTACTTATAGGGATCGGTGCTTTAATGATTTTTTATCCGATGACAGGAATCGGCACAGTAGGTCTGCTCCTGGCTATATACTTTTTTATGGATTCCTTTGCCAGTTTTTCTCTTGCTATGAATATGCGTCCTGCAAACGGTTGGATCTGGTGGATGATTAATGCCCTTTTTTCCATGTTAATCGGTATTTTGTTTATTGCAGGCTGGCCTTTTACTTCCACCTATCTCATAGGCTTACTTGTCGGTTTCAGTCTTTTCTTCGATGGCTTTGCCCTGCTTGTAACAGGGTCGATTTTCAAAAAAATGAACCGCTAAAATGCAAAAACAAAAAGCATTTGGGCTTTGGAGTGCTGTCTTTTTAGGTATAGGTTCCATGGTAGGAGCCGGCATATTTATAGTTATCGGACAAGCTGGTGCCATGGCTGGAAATATCGTCTGGCTCTCTTTTGTTTTTGGCGGGATTATAGCCCTTTTAAGTGGTTACTCTCTGGCAAAGCTGGCAGTACGCTACCAGTCACGCGGCGGGATAGTCGAGTATCTTGTCCAGGGTTTTGGAGAAAATATTTTCTCCGGTTCTATGGGTGTCATGTTTTATTTTTCCCAGCTTATTGCCATTGCAGCCGTTGCCAAATCATTCGGAACCTACAGTGCAACATTTATGCTTCACGGTGATACAGCCTGGGTCAATATATTTGCCATAGGCATTATCGCCTTTTTCACCCTTATAAATCTTGTTGGTGCTGCTTTTGTTGCAAAGGCGGAAAACATCATTGTCATCATAAAACTCGGAGTCCTTGTTACCTTTGCTTTTTCGGCACTTTTTACGATACAGCCTCAGCTTTTAAGTGTAGCGGACATGCCTCCTGTAAGCGGTATGGTTTTTGCCATCGGCATTACATTTTTTGCCTACCAGGGTTTTAGTGTGATTACAAATTCTGTGGAGGATATGGACAATCCAAAAGTGACCATGATGCGTTCTATGTTTGTCGCCTTGCTCATTGTGGCGGCTTTATACATACTTACAAGTATCGCTGTTTTAGGAAACCTGCCGCTTGATAAAATTATTCAGACAAAAGACTATGCCCTGGCTGAAGCGGCAAAGCCCATTTTTGGTGAATGGGGATTTAAGATCATGGCCGCCACAGCACTCCTGGCAACAGCCTCGGCTATTAATGCCACACTTTATGCTGTGACTGACATAGGATATACAATGGCAAAAGAGGGAAATCTTCCTGAAATATACGAATATAATATCTACCGCTCTTTTGAGGGACTCATTATCAGTGCGCTGCTGATTGTACCGATGATACTCTTTTTCAATCTGGCACAAATCACAACTGTTGCCGCTATCGTCATGCTCATCGTTCAGGGCAGTACACATATTGCGCACTTAAATCTTCTGCAGGAGAGTGGCGCAAAAAAATATCTTGTTGTTTTGGCGATTTTTTCCATGTTTGGCGTTGCGGGAATCACCCTCTATTCTACCTATAAAACCATGCCTGAGATTGCATACTATCTTATAGTTACTTTTGCTTTGGCTTTTACAACAGAATATCTACTGCGATACTTCAAACAAAGAATCATTTCTAAACAAACACACTAAAGAGACCTTCTTTTACTTTTACTTCCAAATCCAGAAGTGAAAGGGGCAGTCCGAAATGCTCAATTTTTACATAATCTTTAAATGTTACCAAAAGAGAAGTTGCTGCATCTTTTTGTAAAATTGTTTCAAGTTCTTCTTTTGTAAAACTGTGATGGTCTTCAAAATAATGCTTTGCTACAACATCAGGAAGATATTTGTCAAGTCGTTGTGGCCTTGCTATGGCAGTCACAAGACTCATTTTTTGTGTCGGGTTCACAAGTTTTACCTCACGAAAAAAGTCTTTCTCCTCTTCTACATGTAAAGCCTCTTTCCCCGGCCACAGACGCTCTCTAAAAGGACCTGCAGGCAGACAAAAACTGTTCTGTGTTTTTACATCGATGAGTATATCTTGCTTTTTGATATCATGTTTGGAGTAGGCATCATCCAAAAAAATTATCTCACAGCCCAGTTCTTTTGCTTTTTGTATGGCTCTTTTTCTCTCTTTGCTGACTATGACTGTAGCATTTGGAAGTTTTTTGGCATATATCATCGCTTCATCCCCACTGCTTTTGACATCACATAAAATTTCATTGCCCTCTTTGACAACAATCAAGCCTTTGGATGCCCGTCCATAGCCACGAAGTATAATCGCAGGTTTTTTGTGCTCCTTTGCCAGTGCAATAACCAAGGGGGTTTTGCCGCTGCCGCCGACAGTCAGATTACCAACACTGACAATTTCGACAGCAAAATCCTCCGGTGTCTGTAATTTGTATCGAACATACATAATAAAACAATAGAGCCAACTCAACGGAAGCAGTAGATAAGAAAGAAGTTTTTGCAAAGGAGTTGGGTTGTAGAAATACTCTTCAACCCAAAAAACGAGCGTTTTTTTCAATTACACTCTCGTTTTTGCTATTTTTTTGATTTTACTTATAACTGTTTGTACCTCTTCATCAGTCATACTTGCATAAATCGGCAAAGAAAGTACCTGTTGGAATGAACGCAGTGCTCTTGGAAAATCATTAACACGTAAAGCATATTTGCTTTTATAGTACGATAAAAGATGAAGCGGAATATAATGCAATCCTGCCCCGATGCCCTCTTCTTTGAGTGATACAGCAAAAGAATCACGGTTTTTATCTATTTTTACTATATAGAGAGAAAAAGGATTCTCTTCATTATCCATGTCTGGAGTAATAATGTGTTCTACCCCTTCAAGTCCTTCACTGTACATTTTTGCAATCTCTTTTTGTCTTGCGATGTTTTCATCCTGTTCTTTTACCTGTGCTCTGATATAGGCTGCATTTAAATGGCTCAGTGCATAATCATTTCCAATGTCAACAACATCATAAATATACTCCAAAGCATTTTCATTGCGTACCATTGCGTGATTTGCCAGCAACCTCGCTCTTTGCATAATATCTTCATCATTGGTCACAAGCATCCCGCCGTTACAGATATTTTTCTTTAAATGCGGAGAAAAATTAAAACAGACTATATCTGCACCTGTTGCACCGATTTTCACTCCTTTGTATGTAGCACCAAGCGCATCACTTGCATCTTCAACAATTTTGACATTATATATGGAAGCCATCGAATAGACTCTGTCCAAATCTACAGTCATACCGCCAATATGCGTTATGATAACCGCTTTGAGCTTTTTGGATTTGTTTTCTTCCAAATAGTTTTCTAATTGATTAAGATCAATATTGTAAGAATCTTCGGCTATATCAATAAAAACAGGCTCAGCATCAAAATGGCGGACAACCTCAGGTACACTCGGATGCGCATTTACACTGCAGATTACTTTGTCTCCGCGTTTTAAGTCAAGGGCAAGCATGGCAAGGTGCAGTGCCGATGTGCCGTGCGATGTAGCAAGTGCATACTCTGATCCGACATACTCACGAAACTCTTCTTCAAGTTTTGGTACCTGATACAAATCTTCTCCGTCTAGTACATCACTCACATTAGAGTGTGCCTCGCGGGAACTTTCATACTTACTAAAAGGGATACTCAGTTTTTCATTTTTCATTTTTTACTCCTAGGTTTTATAATGTAATATCGCGTGGATAATTAAAGTCATGATTCAATGTTCTTGAAGTCAGCTTTGCAATCACAGGCATCTTTCTTTTGAAATGATTTCTAAAAATTCTTTTTATTATCATATCCAGCATCTGTTCGTCAACACCCTTTTGTATGACTTCTTCACGCGAAAGTCTCTCATCCACATAGAGTTTCATCGCTGCGTCAAGCTGGGCATAAGTATAGCCCAAATCAGCCTCATCACTTTGACCGCTCCACAAATCAGCCGAAGGTGGTTTTTCAATGATGCTTTTACTTACATGTAAGTACTCTGCTAATTCAAAAACTTCACTTTTGTACAAATCTCCTATGGGATTCACTGCCGACGCCAAGTCGCCATAGAGTGTTCCGTATCCAAGCATTAACTCACTTTTATTGCTTGTTCCCAGTACCAAAGCATTCTCTTTTGCCGAAATATCAAACAATGTTGCCATTCGCATACGTGATGAAAAGTTTCCTTTTCTGAGATTATCCATATCAGGATGCATCTCTTCATACGCTTGCAACATTGGAGCAATATTACAGACAATACAACGCATATTAAAATCACGACACAGTTCATCCGCATCATCAAGTGAGTTTTGTGATGAATATTGTGATGGCATTTTAACACATAACAGGTCATCTCCAAATGCTTTTTTCGCCAAAACAGCGACCACAGCAGAATCCAGTCCGCCGCTCAAACCAACCACTGCTTTTTTTATACCTGTCTTTTTCACTTCATTTTCTAAAAAAAGAACCAAATAGTCAGTTATCTGCGAATATTTACTCATAATATATACTAAACCTTTACAACTTATTAACAAAAAATATTATATCTAAAATTTGTAACAAATGTTTTTTTAAGAAAAGTGATTTTAACGTTTTTGTAACAAATTTATTGTAAAATTAAGATCTAATTTTATTTTTAAAGGTTTTATAATAAATTCAACAACAATAATATCCAAACTAAAGTTATTGGTATCACTGCCTTTAATCGTTATATTTTTTGGATTTGTATTCTTAATGGTACACAGCTACAACAATCTGCAAGGCCTTTCTCATCTTAAAAAAGACGCTTTGCATATACAAAACATTTCTCTTCTGATAAATTCTCTTCAAAAAGAGAGAGGCTACAGCAGCGGGTATCTTGGTTCCCATGGGACAAAATTTCAATCACAACTGCGCAAACAGCAACAAAATACAGACAGTATATATGCTAAAATCATCTTTTTGCATGAAGATTATTCTCCTGACAAAAAGAGACTTGCAAAACTTCGCAAAAAAGTCCAATCACGCTCTCTTAGCACTGTCGATGCTTTTAACGAGTATACAAAAATCATATACCATCTGTTACAAAATCATCTCATGATCACCAAAACAATCAAAGAAAAAGAGATTGAACAGATGTTTCATGCCTACACAAACCTGCTTTTTATGAAAGAAGCCGCCGGTAAGATGCGAGGTTCGCTCAGCGGATTGTTTGCCCAGAAAAAACAAAACTACCAACTTGTCTTTACAGCAATGCATGCAAAAGGCGAGTATGATCTGGCACAGCAAAACTTTTTAACATATGCTTCTGATGACATTATGAAAGAGTTTTATACAATTGCACAGGCAAAGGAGTATCAATGGCTGCAAAATGTATTTAAAAAGTACACAAAACATCAAAATATTTCTGTCACACAGGATCCAAACGAATGGTTTGCTAAAGCTACAGCTATTATAGAAGCATTTAACAGACTCCAAAAACTGGAATTTGCCGATATTGACAGTTTGATAAACAAATATGCCTCAAGACTCAAAATAGAACTCATTATAAATATTTTTTTACTGATCCTCATCACTTTGATTATGCTTTTGCTTGGAGTCAAAATTAAAAACAGTATTTTAAGAAACTTAAAACTGTTAAGTGAATACAAAAATGCTGTTGACAGAAGCAGTATTGTTTCCAAAACCGACAGAAGCGGAAGAATCACCTATGTAAATGATAAATTCTGCATAATTTCAGGCTATACAAAAGAAGAACTTTTAGGAAAGCCGCACAATATTGTCCGTCACAACGATATGCCAAAATCACTGTTTCGGGATATGTGGCACACTATTTTAGAAAAAAGAGCCTGGTCCGGCGTTATAAAAAACAGAAAAAAAGACGGGAGTTCTTACATAGTTGAAGTGACCATCAACCCTATCCTAAACGAAAGAGGAGAAATTGAAGAGTTTATTGCCATCAGAAATGACATAACACAGATCTTACAACTCCACAAAGAGATAGAAGAGACACAAGAAGACATTATTCTCAAAATGGGTGAAATTGGTGAAACACGAAGCCAGGAAACAGGTTTCCATGTCAAGCGGGTAGCCTTATATTCTCAGATACTGGCAAAACATTACGGCTTGGGCGAAAAAGAGACAAAATACCTCACTATTGCTTCTCCGATGCATGATATAGGCAAAGTTGCCATTCCTGATCATATCCTGAACAAAAACGGCAAGCTGACACAAGAAGAATGGAAGGTTATGCAAACCCATGCGGAGATAGGTTATCAGCTCTTTAAAAACTCCCAAAGAGAGCTTTTGAAAACTGCAGCCATCATTGCCTATGAGCATCACGAAAAATATGACGGCAGCGGCTATCCAAGAGGTTTAAGTGGAAAAAACATTCATATTTACGGACGTATTACCGCACTTGCGGATGTTTTTGATGCCCTTGGCAGTGAACGTTGCTATAAAAAAGCATGGGAAGATGAGCGAATTTTCAAACTTATACAAGAAGAGAGGGGAAAACATTTTGATCCTGAACTTGTTGATATTTTCTTTGAACATCTTGATGAATTTTTACATGTAAGAGATAGCTACAATGATATGCACTCTTACACAAAAGTTTAGAAGAAGCTTTAAAAGCTTTTTCCAAACCCTATACTTGATTTGTAGTTTATATCATTCTGTATTCCGTTAAAATTCTGATAAATCGGTTTTGAAAATGTCATAAAAAACGAGTAACCGCTGTGCATGGCGACCTGTGTGCCTACTGTTGCAAAAACAACATGATGTCCTGTGTTGTAAGCGGTCTCCCCTCCAAAATCATCTTTATACGCTTTTTCTCCGTTGAGTTCAGCAAAAAGCGATACAGAGTAGTCAAAATCTTCTTTTTCATCTGCTCTGCAAAGCTTCTGATTATGTTGGTGCGCAAAAAGTTTGTATGAAAATGCTGCATTGTAGGTAAAAATATCCCCCAATTGACTCTCATCGACACCTTTTGTGTTTTTTTTGTACAGAATGTTTGCATGCAAAGAGAAAGTGTCAAAATCTTTTGTCAGAGCAACGCCCGCAAAAAAGTCCCATGAGCCGCTTCCTGGCTGCAAATCTGCTTCGAGGAGTTCTCCTGCATCTGCTATATCAGTTTTGCCTGTTGGTGCTTTTATTCCGGCTAAAAGAGCAACTTTCAGCGCTTTGTCATACACTTTATACTGTAGAATTGTAGAAATATCGCCTATACCCTGAGCATTTCCATGCGGATGTACTGCATACGAACCATTATCTGCTTCACCTGCGCGAATATTTACACGCGAAACATAGGGAAGTTGCATACTGAGTGTCAAATTGTCTGTGAGCCCGTAAGAGAGTGAGAGCGAATAGGAATCTATTGCATCAATATTGTGCAAATGACTTGAACCGTTTTGCATCGCTGCTATTATAGTTTGGTCAGAGAGTGTGTTGTTTTGGACACGCTCAGCATTTATGCCAATGTAGTAGTTTCCTTTTTGCATTGTATTTGCAGAAAGTGTATACGCGGCACTCGAGCCACCCATTCCCAAGACATGCGAAGAGTTGCATGCCCATAAAGGCGTTATAGCAGCTGATGCTGCCAGCGATAGTATCTGTAGTTTTTTGAAGAGTTTTTTTTGCATAAGTATCCTTATTAATAATTAAAAATTTTGAAATAGTTGTTTTATGAAAATTAAGAATAACTTGGGGGGAGCTCTGGGATTGAGAGGAGTGTAAATTTAATTTCATTTATATATATAAAAAAAGTAGAAATGGGCACAAAACAGAGTGTTTGTTCAAGTGTAGGAAGATAGATCGGTTCTCTTTGAATATCACCATCAAAGATATTGGATGAGATACTGCATATCTGACAGTCTTCATGTACTTCTAGGTCACTGTGGTGATGAAAAACCGCCATAAGTGTCGCAAGTACAAAAAGAGCGGCAAAGTATTTTCTGAGAATCTTTCTTATTATCATTTTTGAATTATAACATATTTTTTATATCAAAAAATCAGCACACCTCTTTTTTTGCCATAATATTAAGTTCATTACATGTAAAGCCTGCCGCTTTTCTTGCCTCTAGATTTAAGTTTTTAGGACGTAAAAATCCTTGCGGGTAATATTTGTCTATAATTTCAAAATAGACATCTTTGTTTACACCCTCTTTTTCACAGGCATAGGCAAACCAGACATCGCCCTTTTTTACATGTGAAACCTCTTCATCAAGGATTACATGTAAAGTGTGTGTAATTTTTTCAAGCATGGTATTTTTTGGCATTCTCTGGATTTTTTGCAGTATCATAGGTGTGGCATCCAAGCCGTTGGCCTCGAGATAACGGGGAACTACTGCCATACGCTCTAATAAAGTCTGCGTTCTCTGACTTGCTTCAAAAAGAGCGTTATGTACTTCCACATCACCATATTTACTGCCAAGTTCATGCAACAGTTTTTCAAGCAGTAAAAAATGGCGTATCTCATCATCTGCAACTTCCAGCCAATCATCATAATATTGTTTTGGCATATTTGTAAATCTGTATGCTCCGTCAAGTGCCAAATCTATAGCCGAATACTCTATGTGTGCTATGGCATGCAGCAGATTTACCTGCCCCTCTTTTGTTGTGAGGTTTGTTCTTTTTGGAACATCCTGCGGCGGTACTATCTTACATGTAAGGCTGTATGAGGGTTCTATAAACTCTTTTACCCTGTAATCTGTTTCAAAAACAACTCTTCCTGCTTTGTAATGCGCATAAAAATCATTAAATCTACTGATTTTTTCTTTGGGGTGATTTTGTCTGTAAAATTAACTCTAATTCTTTATAAAAATTCATACTGCAATAATGCTATAATAACACTAAAAAAGAGATTATAATGCAGATAAAAAAACAGCCTATGGGACCGTATCAGACAAATTGTTATATTGCTACAGTTGATGGCAAAGATTTTATAATTGACCCGGGTGTCGGTGCCACTGGGTGGGTTTTGAACAATGTCACAAATCCTGTAGCCATATTAAATACACACGGACATTTCGACCATGTATGGAGCAATTCAGAACTTCAGGAGAAACTAGGAGTCAAACTCTATACACCAAAAGGTGATATTCCTCTGCTGCAAGACAATACATGGATGCCGGATCTGCCGCCATCTACTCCTGATGTAGCCATTGAAGGTGACGAAGAGCTTGATTTTGACGGTACAAAGGTAAAGTTTACCCATTTTCCGGGGCACTGTCCGGGGTGTTCCACTATTGAAATCGAGCATGCAATGTTCAGCGGTGATTTTATTTTTCAAAGAAGTATCGGCAGAACGGATTTTCCTTACTCCAGCCCTGAAGATATGAAAAAATCTTTAGAAAAATTCAAGCAGATTCCTTATGACAAAACTGTCTATCCGGGGCACGGGGAAAATACTTCGATCAAACAGGAACAGCAGTACGCAGACTACTGGATCAACCAACTCTAAAGGAAACAGATGCAAGATCATTTTAAAGAAAAAGCACAAAACTGGGACAGCGGTGACATACGTGTCAATGGCGCAAAAACAATTGCCGATGCTATAGAAAAAGAGATACCACTGCATAAAGATATGGAGATACTCGACTTTGGTGTGGGAACAGGACTGCTTGGTTTTAGCATTGCTCCCAAAGTAAAACAGGTTTACGGTGTGGATACCTCGGCAAAAATGCTCGAAAAACTCCAGGAAAAAAACACGCCGCAACTAGAGATAAAACCTATCATCAAGATATTGTCAAAGAACCGCTCAAACAGCAGTTTGACGGACTTATCAGCTCAATGACACTGCACCACGTAGAAGATTTGGATGCTTTTTTTGCAACAATATACAAAAATATTAAAAAAGGCGGCTTTATTGCCGTTGCCGATTTAGAAAGTGAAGACGGTAGTTTTCACTCGGACAATACGGGTGTTCACCATTTTGGGTTTGACGCACAAACACTACGCGACATCGTCCAAAAACACGGCTTTACAGATGTAAAAATACAAAACATAAATACAATCAAAAAACCCCATAAAGATTTTGGAATATTTTTACTTACCGCCAAAAAGCACTAGAGTCAGGACTCTGGTGTCCCGCTCTTTTGCTCTTCCTCATCCAGCAGTTTGAGTTTTAAAACATGTTTGTCGGTTATAACAGTTTTAAATTCCCCTTCAAAAACTTTTATATCCAGAACAAAAGCCTGTACATGTACATTTCTTTTGCGCCCTTCTTTATGTCTTACTTTTGCAACAACATCAACAACATCATGCAGTTTTACAGGAGAGAGAAACTGGCAGTCACTCGCCACCAAAACAACATTTCGCTCATTGACTGCGAGCATAGCCGCATAATCAGCAGCACCAAAAATAAAACCGCCATGAATCAATCCGACCTCATCAGCAAGCATATCAGGAATAGT
Encoded proteins:
- a CDS encoding DUF2018 family protein, coding for MSYSALFEDEDDIFGGSPRSKFMDVVFNANNDIVRQELEKFVEKVAAMELMLQEEVGDDIDTAVARYKASHLDEVATKAKSIYIELMGDILSQSE
- the argB gene encoding acetylglutamate kinase; its protein translation is MQAKVETVKTLLDALPFIREFRKEIVVIKYGGSAQTSPELKEKFAEDILLMYLVGIKPVIVHGGGKKITDMLEALKIETEFIDGQRVTTKETMRIVEMILSGEINKEIVSLLNSHDAKAIGISGKDAHFIRARAKDFSKWGLTGNITNVKADVVLNLIKEGFIPVIAPIAAGEEMGHPGYNINADLCASYVAKAIGANKIIFLTDTPGVLNKEKQLLATLTKDEVKVLKENGTIHGGMVPKVDACLEAIDGGVHKAHIIDGRLEHSMLLELFTSEGVGTQIVK
- a CDS encoding HdeD family acid-resistance protein, with the protein product MWKYPIDENLFDKFSKYSKITGVIFIILGIVGIIYPVFMTLATVTFVAWLMMFGGFMAGYFTYISDKSDVLGWLKSFVLIGIGALMIFYPMTGIGTVGLLLAIYFFMDSFASFSLAMNMRPANGWIWWMINALFSMLIGILFIAGWPFTSTYLIGLLVGFSLFFDGFALLVTGSIFKKMNR
- a CDS encoding APC family permease, which gives rise to MQKQKAFGLWSAVFLGIGSMVGAGIFIVIGQAGAMAGNIVWLSFVFGGIIALLSGYSLAKLAVRYQSRGGIVEYLVQGFGENIFSGSMGVMFYFSQLIAIAAVAKSFGTYSATFMLHGDTAWVNIFAIGIIAFFTLINLVGAAFVAKAENIIVIIKLGVLVTFAFSALFTIQPQLLSVADMPPVSGMVFAIGITFFAYQGFSVITNSVEDMDNPKVTMMRSMFVALLIVAALYILTSIAVLGNLPLDKIIQTKDYALAEAAKPIFGEWGFKIMAATALLATASAINATLYAVTDIGYTMAKEGNLPEIYEYNIYRSFEGLIISALLIVPMILFFNLAQITTVAAIVMLIVQGSTHIAHLNLLQESGAKKYLVVLAIFSMFGVAGITLYSTYKTMPEIAYYLIVTFALAFTTEYLLRYFKQRIISKQTH
- a CDS encoding tetraacyldisaccharide 4'-kinase, which encodes MKKTLVFWVEEYFYNPTPLQKLLSYLLLPLSWLYCFIMYVRYKLQTPEDFAVEIVSVGNLTVGGSGKTPLVIALAKEHKKPAIILRGYGRASKGLIVVKEGNEILCDVKSSGDEAMIYAKKLPNATVIVSKERKRAIQKAKELGCEIIFLDDAYSKHDIKKQDILIDVKTQNSFCLPAGPFRERLWPGKEALHVEEEKDFFREVKLVNPTQKMSLVTAIARPQRLDKYLPDVVAKHYFEDHHSFTKEELETILQKDAATSLLVTFKDYVKIEHFGLPLSLLDLEVKVKEGLFSVFV
- a CDS encoding DegT/DnrJ/EryC1/StrS family aminotransferase, with the translated sequence MKNEKLSIPFSKYESSREAHSNVSDVLDGEDLYQVPKLEEEFREYVGSEYALATSHGTSALHLAMLALDLKRGDKVICSVNAHPSVPEVVRHFDAEPVFIDIAEDSYNIDLNQLENYLEENKSKKLKAVIITHIGGMTVDLDRVYSMASIYNVKIVEDASDALGATYKGVKIGATGADIVCFNFSPHLKKNICNGGMLVTNDEDIMQRARLLANHAMVRNENALEYIYDVVDIGNDYALSHLNAAYIRAQVKEQDENIARQKEIAKMYSEGLEGVEHIITPDMDNEENPFSLYIVKIDKNRDSFAVSLKEEGIGAGLHYIPLHLLSYYKSKYALRVNDFPRALRSFQQVLSLPIYASMTDEEVQTVISKIKKIAKTRV
- a CDS encoding NAD+ synthase, with the translated sequence MSKYSQITDYLVLFLENEVKKTGIKKAVVGLSGGLDSAVVAVLAKKAFGDDLLCVKMPSQYSSQNSLDDADELCRDFNMRCIVCNIAPMLQAYEEMHPDMDNLRKGNFSSRMRMATLFDISAKENALVLGTSNKSELMLGYGTLYGDLASAVNPIGDLYKSEVFELAEYLHVSKSIIEKPPSADLWSGQSDEADLGYTYAQLDAAMKLYVDERLSREEVIQKGVDEQMLDMIIKRIFRNHFKRKMPVIAKLTSRTLNHDFNYPRDITL
- a CDS encoding HD domain-containing phosphohydrolase; amino-acid sequence: MVHSYNNLQGLSHLKKDALHIQNISLLINSLQKERGYSSGYLGSHGTKFQSQLRKQQQNTDSIYAKIIFLHEDYSPDKKRLAKLRKKVQSRSLSTVDAFNEYTKIIYHLLQNHLMITKTIKEKEIEQMFHAYTNLLFMKEAAGKMRGSLSGLFAQKKQNYQLVFTAMHAKGEYDLAQQNFLTYASDDIMKEFYTIAQAKEYQWLQNVFKKYTKHQNISVTQDPNEWFAKATAIIEAFNRLQKLEFADIDSLINKYASRLKIELIINIFLLILITLIMLLLGVKIKNSILRNLKLLSEYKNAVDRSSIVSKTDRSGRITYVNDKFCIISGYTKEELLGKPHNIVRHNDMPKSLFRDMWHTILEKRAWSGVIKNRKKDGSSYIVEVTINPILNERGEIEEFIAIRNDITQILQLHKEIEETQEDIILKMGEIGETRSQETGFHVKRVALYSQILAKHYGLGEKETKYLTIASPMHDIGKVAIPDHILNKNGKLTQEEWKVMQTHAEIGYQLFKNSQRELLKTAAIIAYEHHEKYDGSGYPRGLSGKNIHIYGRITALADVFDALGSERCYKKAWEDERIFKLIQEERGKHFDPELVDIFFEHLDEFLHVRDSYNDMHSYTKV
- a CDS encoding transporter, which translates into the protein MQKKLFKKLQILSLAASAAITPLWACNSSHVLGMGGSSAAYTLSANTMQKGNYYIGINAERVQNNTLSDQTIIAAMQNGSSHLHNIDAIDSYSLSLSYGLTDNLTLSMQLPYVSRVNIRAGEADNGSYAVHPHGNAQGIGDISTILQYKVYDKALKVALLAGIKAPTGKTDIADAGELLEADLQPGSGSWDFFAGVALTKDFDTFSLHANILYKKNTKGVDESQLGDIFTYNAAFSYKLFAHQHNQKLCRADEKEDFDYSVSLFAELNGEKAYKDDFGGETAYNTGHHVVFATVGTQVAMHSGYSFFMTFSKPIYQNFNGIQNDINYKSSIGFGKSF